The proteins below are encoded in one region of Salmo salar chromosome ssa02, Ssal_v3.1, whole genome shotgun sequence:
- the LOC106581330 gene encoding pleckstrin homology domain-containing family F member 2 has translation MVDRLANSEANSKRIQVVEGCFGTAGQPLVIPGRVLIGEGVLTKLCRKKPKARQFFLFNDILVYGNIVIQKKKYNKQHIIPLESVTIDTVADEGDLRNGWLIKTPTKSFAVYAATATEKSEWMSHIGKCVGDLLEKSGKAPTGEHAAVWIPDSEATLCMRCQKIKFTPLSRRHHCRKCGYVVCGPCSDKKFLLPSQSSKPVRVCEFCYLQLASAGGGMGLGPRSDSYSRSGSKFNNVSDDEDEEDSSD, from the coding sequence ATGGTGGACCGGCTGGCAAACAGCGAGGCCAACTCCAAGCGGATCCAGGTAGTCGAGGGCTGCTTCGGCACGGCGGGCCAGCCACTGGTCATACCGGGCCGCGTACTCATCGGTGAGGGTGTGCTCACCAAGCTGTGTCGCAAGAAGCCCAAGGCGCGCCAGTTCTTCCTGTTCAACGACATCCTGGTGTACGGCAACATTGTCATCCAGAAGAAGAAGTACAACAAGCAGCACATCATCCCGCTGGAGAGCGTCACCATCGACACGGTGGCTGACGAAGGCGACCTGCGGAACGGCTGGCTCATCAAGACACCCACCAAGTCCTTCGCTGTCTACGCCGCCACCGCTACCGAGAAGTCAGAGTGGATGAGCCACATCGGCAAGTGCGTGGGCGACCTGTTGGAGAAGAGCGGCAAGGCGCCGACTGGCGAGCACGCCGCCGTCTGGATACCAGACTCAGAGGCCACCCTCTGCATGCGCTGCCAGAAGATCAAGTTCACGCCCCTCAGCCGCCGCCACCACTGCCGCAAGTGCGGTTATGTGGTTTGTGGCCCGTGCTCTGACAAGAAGTTCCTGCTGCCCAGCCAGTCGTCCAAGCCGGTACGTGTGTGTGAGTTCTGTTACCTGCAGCTGGCCTCCGCAGGAGGGGGGATGGGCTTAGGCCCACGCTCGGACTCCTACAGCCGGTCAGGGTCAAAGTTCAACAACGTGTCGGACGACGAAGATGAGGAGGACAGCAGTGACTAA